A window from Triticum aestivum cultivar Chinese Spring chromosome 6D, IWGSC CS RefSeq v2.1, whole genome shotgun sequence encodes these proteins:
- the LOC123143164 gene encoding uncharacterized protein has translation MYYPYTNFYIAAEGKRGEGAATDRMEPVEIPQGVDARPECSLTPTDPVSKVLSDDDLLIEILLRLTPKPSSLRNASLIYKRRRRILFDPQFLRRFCKHHWKLLGFFYQQFNEAPIFTPISDQLGLIAVALPENLFHPYSGGGDFLGCRDGIALILHRARHEAIIWEPTTGGKNHLAFPPAVSDGFETSVVSTAVMCSARDVHQHLHSENCLSTFKLVPVCQEDFTNQTKVSVCLYDSKSNTWGDIVSITDTCKIANVARPSVMVGNALYWLLSGANILEFDFERQTLVVIEKPATYAHVTGSSVDMCFQILRGEDNCLGLAVLSKLKLSIQLWGRKSNGDGILSWVLQKCVQLDDLFSRPARRKNVILLAGYDEDTNAIFLSSDSHDFILPLESVQFRYIGRRERTHFRMYYPYTNFYIAERPPQSWMKEE, from the exons ATGTATTATCCGTATACAAATTTCTACATTGCAG CTGAGGGAAAGAGAGGAGAGGGTGCTGCGACAGATAGGATGGAACCTGTTGAGATTCCCCAAGG GGTTGATGCCAGGCCCGAGTGTTCTTTGACACCAACTGACCCTGTGTCCAAGGTGCTCAGTGATGATGACCTCCTAAtcgagatcctcctccgcctcacTCCGAAGCCATCCTCCCTCCGCAATGCCTCCCTCATATACAAGCGGCGGCGCCGTATCCTCTTCGACCCCCAATTCCTCAGGCGCTTCTGCAAGCACCATTGGAAGCTCCTCGGCTTCTTCTACCAACAATTTAATGAAGCCCCCATCTTCACTCCAATTTCGGACCAGTTGGGCCTCATCGCCGTAGCGTTGCCGGAGAACCTGTTTCATCCTTATTCTGGAGGAGGCGACTTCCTTGGCTGCCGTGATGGCATCGCCCTCATCCTCCACCGTGCGCGCCATGAGGCCATCATTTGGGAACCCACCACCGGGGGCAAGAACCACTTGGCTTTTCCACCAGCGGTGAGTGATGGCTTCGAAACCTCTGTTGTGAGCACGGCGGTGATGTGCTCTGCCCGCGACGTTCATCAGCACTTGCACAGCGAGAACTGCTTGAGCACATTCAAACTGGTACCGGTGTGCCAGGAAGATTTCACTAACCAAACAAAGGTATCTGTTTGCCTCTACGACTCCAAGTCTAATACATGGGGCGATATTGTATCCATAACGGATACATGCAAGATTGCTAATGTGGCAAGGCCCAGCGTCATGGTTGGGAATGCACTTTACTGGTTGCTCTCTGGAGCCAACATCCTTGAGTTTGATTTTGAAAGGCAGACCCTTGTTGTGATTGAGAAGCCGGCAACATATGCCCATGTTACTGGTTCTAGCGTCGACATGTGCTTCCAGATCTTACGAGGAGAGGATAATTGCCTTGGCCTTGCGGTTCTTTCAAAGTTAAAACTGAGCATTCAATTATGGGGGAGGAAGTCAAACGGTGATGGTATTCTCTCATGGGTGCTGCAGAAATGTGTTCAACTGGATGACCTCTTTTCAAGACCCGCGCGCAGGAAAAATGTCATCCTGTTGGCGGGGTATGATGAGGACACAAATGCGATATTTTTGTCTTCGGATTCTCATGATTTCATCCTGCCGCTCGAGTCGGTGCAGTTCAGATATATTGGAAGGAGAGAACGCACACACTTCAGAATGTATTATCCATATACAAATTTCTACATTGCAG AGAGACCACCTCAGTCTTGGATGAAAGAAGAGTGA